Sequence from the Drosophila innubila isolate TH190305 chromosome 3L unlocalized genomic scaffold, UK_Dinn_1.0 0_D_3L, whole genome shotgun sequence genome:
atgtcGTTTAACGGTTCCGTTAGCGTTTCCGATAGATCTGGTATTATTTCCTGTGAAAAACGCAAAAATTAcatattcaattgaaatgacGAAACTAATAACGGACAGCAGATTTGAATATGACAAACAGCTGTGAAATCGATACCTTTGCACAGCTACGAATAATCGACCTACCACCACACTTAACTTCGcgaagtaaaataattgatctGTTAACCAAATAAAGGGTTCTGTTTGAAATTGAAGTTTTGCtttgtattaattatatacacattacaaattatattacattatcaaactatatttaaatttcttaaacatGATTACCTACAGTCGTTCGATCTCCACGATTAACACGCAAATTGCCCATACAACCCTCGAAGAGAATATCCGCGATAGCCTTCCGAGCCAGAATTCGTTGCGTAGGAGTCATCTCCTCGTATTGAATAGCCCAAGACTTTGCTAATGCTTCGGAGGCCTCACTTATAATTGGCGATGTGTTTTCAGTCTTTAGACTCTTCACTGTAGTCATAGTTAATGAGGAAGAGCCAACTGGCTCGTTAGCATCTGACCCACTAATACGAGCGCTATCTATCTTAATGTCATCTGCATTCTGCACTTGTCTATTGGTTTCCATACACTGGTCAttgtcaaatatttcaatCTTTGGACTGAGAAGCATGCTCTCGTCAAACTCAGTTGGTAAAGAAGTCTCACGGTTATTGTTTGCACCTGTTAAGAAAACTGTTGATGCTGTGTCCAGTGGATCCATCGTATTCTACAAGTAAGAAAGAAGTAGTAAAGTCATGTCTAGAACATCTGAATATAAATGTGAGCTTACATCTGGCTTAAAGTTATTAGCTGGTGGCTCGTCAGGATTGGGCCACATACGCGTCCTCTTCGCCCTGTGTTGAAAAGACTCTTGCGTCTGCAGAAAACTCATATTTTCGTAGAACCATAACGTCGGCTTACACAAGTTTGGATGTAGTCCCAAACTTTGTTGTTTCAATATTCGCATCTGTTCTCGTCTATAATTTGTACGGAAAATATTGATACGTCGTCCTACATCGCTTTTCGTTGCATTCGGCTCAATCTCTGTCAGCTTTGTCTGAAGAATTTCGTATGATTCATTTCGTAATTCCTTATTTCTGTAATCCGTATGGTGAACATCCCACAGCTCCGGCATTTGTTGATACAGTTTCAAAAACTCGCACCAAAATTGGCGCTTACCTGGATATGACAGAAAATACTATTTATATTAGCTGCacgaaagcaaaataaatttctgttaatttgaaaaatagcGCTTACCCGCATTAAAACGATCTGGCAACGCCGCCATATTAGGAACAGCCAACTTTAAGTGATAGAATTCTGTTAAGAACTACAGAGCTCTGTTAACTTACAGAGTCATATTGTGGGAagctataaacaaaaaagaagcaaGGTTTTAAAATGCGCTAATATGAcatataaagttattatttttaatttaattaacttactTGTAATTCTGTATACCTTAAGTACATACGTACGTACGAACATATGCTTGATCGACCTTTCCGTGGCAACGCCAATCACAGACTGACGATGACGTTGAATGTGCGACTCTGCGAGCGTTGCTTGTTgtcgattgattgattgattagcCCCTGTCCGTGTGCttcgatgtgtgtgtgtatatgtatacatattttttcgagtttatttttgtatacatggtgtagtgtgtgtgcttgcgtTTGGGTAAATTCATGCCATCAATCAAAATTCGCTCattgaaaatctttaattacgtgtgtatgtatgtgttgtttgtgtgtatgtatgtatgcatgtatatttgttatttattaagcaGACAGATTATTAGTACATCAAATAATTAagattaaaagtaatttaaatgtaaaatgggaatattttgtatataaaaaaaaaaaaatattgttcaaataaaaaaatatatatttagaggGAGCATAACCACCCTGTTGCCATAGGTGAATGTAATttgttatgtaaattttaaaatgcaataactttgaaataaattaataatttgatgaaaatttaagattcgaaattagattaaattagggaaaacatttttatgaaggtttgaagctcGTCGTCCACAGGGGaaagaagttacaaatttaattctaaaaaaaaatatgaaaaaatcgacaaaactctagcaaaaattttgcaaaaatttaaaaaagtccaTCTTCATTATTgagaaaaattccaaattaggTGAATTTTCCTGGGtgcaacaaaattttcaatttgattaaattagaacaagctgccagatcgggaaattttttagggtggcagccttaaCACCTGGTGGCAGTCTTCCAAAccagtgctggcaagtttttAGGGGGAACACACTTTACAGTCACCCTGTGCAGCCGATAGAATTGAGGGCGTAAACGGAACGTTGTTAGCAATGTATATGTTTATGGACGGCGcccaattcaaatttaaactgaattAAGCAATAATTGGGCAATAATGatgatttttaaagaaaattgaaatctcGAAGATGGATAAGATaaaggtttttattttaatgaagctTTAAGGTTCGACCCTCCTCGCGggattaataatttgatttcaaaaaaaatataatttcaaatttgtgcattttgtAATTAGAAATTCTTAACATCGATGTCATACCAGCTCACATTAGAAGGAGGAGGGGACCTTTAAGTTCTGGGGACGAAGCAGCGGTAACTGAGTTACTCGACGAGTGAGCTAAGGGCAGACATGCGCACTAACAGACGgcgcatatacatatatttgaacCTACTCGTAATGTGGCCTGGGTCCAAGTACATGCATGAGTAGCTGACTCCCGGTTATctatgacacacacacacacacacacacagagagagagacagagaggcgGCACATGTGCATGTGAGAAATAGAATTGACGTGAGTTTTAGGTGCTACATTTGGTTTGTTGTATTTGGTAAgagtacaaattataatatacacGTTATTCTATGATTGATTGCATCCAATTGCATCTTCGAGATGTGCTACTAACTAGAAATATAATGGTTATActatataagtatatgtatgtgtatctcATTCTATTCATCGGCCAACTCTCGCATGACTTCATCGGCGCGCGTAATGAGTCCAATCAGGCGATAGTTCTCCTTGGACAGTGCAAACTCCTCCAGTAGCTTCAGGTACTTGCGTGCCTCGGCACAGCTGATTATTGATTGGCCGCTGcccgcattgttgttgtcatcatgttgtcgttgtcgcttcGCCGGCGGCGACTGGGCGACTGGCGCTTTGGTCAGTGGCGGCATGGGCGGCAGTATGGACATGGGCGTGGCAAGATCTGTTGCAGGACTGCGACTGCGTTTTCTGTGGCGCAATGCGCGGTTTTGTTCAATATATTGCTTTTCATCATCCACATTGGCAGCCAGAATTTCGGCCAACGAAGTGACACTAGAACGGCCTCCATTagcatcgtcatcatcatcatcgtcgagGAGTTCGTTATCGCTGTCCAGTTCCTGCTTGATACGCACAGGGGGCTCCTCCtcgtcctcctcctcctcagcttgcttttcttttatagTTTCCTCCTGTGTCTTTTGCTCCTCCGTCGGCTCCAATTCATCAGCATCTTTGGGCTCCGTTTTGATCTCCTGCTTGATGTCCAGCATTGGCGGCGGCATTCCCGCTTTTGGCTGGGTCTGTGGAACCGGACGCTGCGTGATGCTCTGCGCCAGTGTGGCAAGTGGTATGATTGTCATTGTCTGTGCACCGCCAGCAGCGGCGCCAGGCGGAAGAATGGGTGTGGCCAGAAGCACCTTTTGGGATGTTCCTGGAGGCACCTGTGGCAGTCGCATCAACTGTGGCAAGGGTTGAAGGACGCGTGCCTGGTTGAGTTCACTGATCGAGGGTTTGACATCTTGACTTTCATCCTCATCGCTCATGTCGCCGCCACCATCAATGTCGACATCGGCGTCATCCTCATCCGCATGACTGCTGCCACTGATGGTGGCCAGACTTATATCctcttcatcatcatccgcAGCAACCACAGCGGCATCTGCTGCTGGAGTGCACTCCGACATGACGTCCTTGGCAATATCATTGATCTGCACCGAATGGCTCTGGGTATATCCAATCTTCAGCAGCTTCGTATCGTTATGTTGAATGTTGTACGTGATGCGAAACTTGTCGCACCATTCCTGATGCGGAAAGAAGTTGTTCAGTCCCATGGAACTCTTGAACTGCAATGCCATCTTCTGTATCAGTCCATCGGATATGGTGAAGTCCTTGTAGTACATCATGCGGCGTATCCAATCGTAAACGGCCTTGCCCAACATCGATACTCGCACCACCTTCAGCTCCTGTGTCTTGGCATCCTGACTCCGCCGAGTGCGTTGCTCCCATGCCCGTAAAATCTCCTCCTTCTGCTGCACAATCCGCTTGATCTGATCCGGACTGCAGTTGAACATACGTCCCACATGCTTATAGACGGGCTGACGATCGTATTCCCGCAATGCAGCCACCTTCTCATTTAGggccaaaacattttttcgctTGATCCGATTGTCAAACGCGACTTTCTCAGTGGCTGGCAATGTGGATGGTTGTtgtgattgctgttgttgttgttgctgtggttgtgttgttgcagttgttgttgctgctgtcgcagACGTTTCTGGTTTCGCTTCTGCGTCTGTTGACtgcaataattttatgatGAATAATAACCGATTACAgatacagtggctcacagcttatttgacccacaaGATTTATAATAATGCTTGCCTAATTCAGATGtaatagatattaaaaaaaaattaaattaatatatttatctaaagtttaaaaactaataaacaaatctgcgtttcaatttaatttaaacctCCTTCTTattaaaagatacatttatctcaaatacaatatatatatatacttaagctttaatttaaacattaaagtACACCtttttctgcattcaaattttattgatattgaaatcatttaaaatgtgtaGTCGGGTTAAATAAGCTGGCAGTCACTGTGCATTAACTATAAGAAACCTTTATTTACCTTTTGTTTATCACTAGCTTTTTGAGCCTTTTGCTCCTTCTGCTGCCTGCGTTTGTCGCGCACACGCATTgctgtatatttttgttgttgttattattttccttataaatatatatatagatattaaaatttcacctaaaagtttaaaaaaataccataATTCGCTCGttgttctcattgttgtttgtttgttacgCTCACTCACCCTGTGCCTATGCCCTGTACTCCTCACTCTCTCGTACACACGGCAATTGTCATGTGCAtgcattcatacatacatacacatgtatttatggcgtgcctgtgtgtgtgtccgttTGCGATGGCTACGATTATGCGCGTTGACAGTAACTAAACGTCGgccgtcgttgttgttttttgttcttctttttaatgttttgcttttagtgcacttttaatcaaatatttatacaatgcACTTTACCTCGATGTTTTTGCAATATGTTAATGTAAATTATTACACACGCTTACGCACACGTGtacaattgcttttaaattttccgaCTAGAACAGagtacaatataaaaatagctgCCCACCCGCTGCCAGCGGCTGCTGTTTTCATTCTGTTTTCAGTTTCTGTGAGCGCGAATGCGCACTGAGAGCACTTTTCTGCGCCGGCGGAGAGCTTGTGATAAGCCCAAACAGCGCGCAACTttaacatgtgtgtgtgtgtgtctgtgtgagtgtatctgtgtgtttaTGTGCCAGTGTAAGTGCTTGGGTGCGACAACGTAGATAATGGCAGCACACTCAGATGCAAGGCCGTTACACCGAGAGAGGGTTGTAAAATTTCATTCGATAGCGTGACcgctctctttcactctctctctctttctactGCGCATGCGAGTATTTTACAATTGTTGGAACGaatttgagaatttatttgattCGATCGCCATTTTTGCCaaagatttctttaaaatttgcttTACTTATTGAATGTTTGCAGTAAATATGTAAGTTTAGagttaatgcaatttaattaaagtttattttcgatataatttttacaaattcctAACCGAATTTGGTATAATAGCGCAGAATATGTGACATGGCTTGTGGGTTGTCAGCGGGCACCATATGACCCGACCGATTGACCCAGAACATGCTAAAGTTACCGGCTGTCTTCTCGTAACCCTCCAGCACGCGGTCTACGGTAATGCCCACACGGGGAGCAGACAAATACGCCTTCTTGTTGTTCCATTCCATGTCAGCAATCCAGTTAACGGCTCCGGGTGTGGCACAAATCAGGTCCAATCCACCCGAAAATACGCCCACTTTGAGTGTGGTATTGTTAAGCAGCTCCTCAActaaacaaatgtaaaaacatttaagaaaGTTTTAGTCGAGAGAGCACGACTAAGATATGGTATAGTATAGTGTAGTGCTCACGATTTCAAATTTCATGCCCACCGCTGATATAAGACAATTCGTGCGCTTAATTGATTCTTGATGAAATTTTCATGGTAGATCAGAAATTACTTATGTAACGTACTTGTCAAAACTTCACACTATAGCTATACAAattctcttttaattttttttttcgatatgcgaaattatctaaattttaaataagcttgATCTGTCTGCCCATCTCAAGaccaaatatcaaaatttatttattaatgtacCTACCAATGTGCACAACTGGCTTCATGAAGTCACCCCGCTGCTTGTCAAATGTGGTGCTGCTCTGGGCGCCCCACTTGACGCCAGTGGTGATGTTCAAGGCTTTTGTAACTGGACCCCTCATCAGCTCCGATAGAATTTTATCGCGATTCTCATCGATATCGAAGTGCACCAGGGTGCGGTACATGCGCTCTGTAAAGTAATCCTTAGACTTTTATAGATACATTTGCTATTTAAGGCTTACCCTCGGGACTCATTAGATCCAGTTGCCTCAAGTACCTATCGCCACGAGTTGGAGTCTCCACATTGTAGAAATCGACGCCCTTTGATTCACGTAACACCACAGATTGAGTGGCGCTCCATTGCAACGTAGCCATTGTCCATTTCTCAGTGTCGACGTAGTTCTTGGTCTTCAATGCGGCGGCCTCAATTTTGTCGTGCCCATTCTGATCCACAATGCCCAGCTGCAGCAGGAACGGTGCCCACGAGAGAACCGAGTCAATGGGGGAAGTCCAGGGATCACCCAGGGCTACCGAAACCAGGTTGCTCTCAATCTCTCGTCGTTGTATGGCATGGTACAGCTCCAGAGCGAATTCCGGTGCCATCTTTCCACCATAACTCTCACAGAAAATGTGCAGGGGAACTGCTTTGAATTCCGGGTGACGTACATAGAATTCCTTCATGAATTCAACCAGATCCAAAGCGATTTGTTTGTTATCCGTTGTGTAATAGGCTGAGCCATCCACATAACTGAAGCCACTGCCAACCGGATTGTCGATGAATATAACATTCATGTCCTTCACCCAGGTCCACTCGCGGTAGCTGCCATCCAGCTGCAAAGGTCCCAACTCCTCAAAGTTGCCGTAGCCTGTGGATGAGGCACCTGGTCCGCCCTGCAACCAAATGGCCAATGGACGTTGTGTATAGCTGGATACATTGGCGGTGGTGTAGTACAGCCAGTAGAACATGTGAGCTCCCTTGCGCACATCCACAAAACCCCAATCCTGTTCACCAGGGCCGTAACCCTTACGTGCTGTGCGAGAAAGAAATCAATTGACCGTTTTCCAATAAAACTCTtgagatttaattaattaattcgagttctaatgaatttaaaatctattcaAGATATCAGTATGCCCGATAAGATAAGAATCTTCCTATTCTATTTTAAGTAACTTTCAGTTACTTGGAAAGCAATGATATAAAATTAGACTACGTTTATTAGCACCTGATCAGCATATTAAGTAGTACTTTCTTCAGTTAAGCTCAGCTGGTATTCTACCAATTGAGGTCAGTTCCACTCAC
This genomic interval carries:
- the LOC117788649 gene encoding uncharacterized protein LOC117788649, encoding MRVRDKRRQQKEQKAQKASDKQKSTDAEAKPETSATAATTTATTQPQQQQQQQSQQPSTLPATEKVAFDNRIKRKNVLALNEKVAALREYDRQPVYKHVGRMFNCSPDQIKRIVQQKEEILRAWEQRTRRSQDAKTQELKVVRVSMLGKAVYDWIRRMMYYKDFTISDGLIQKMALQFKSSMGLNNFFPHQEWCDKFRITYNIQHNDTKLLKIGYTQSHSVQINDIAKDVMSECTPAADAAVVAADDDEEDISLATISGSSHADEDDADVDIDGGGDMSDEDESQDVKPSISELNQARVLQPLPQLMRLPQVPPGTSQKVLLATPILPPGAAAGGAQTMTIIPLATLAQSITQRPVPQTQPKAGMPPPMLDIKQEIKTEPKDADELEPTEEQKTQEETIKEKQAEEEEDEEEPPVRIKQELDSDNELLDDDDDDDANGGRSSVTSLAEILAANVDDEKQYIEQNRALRHRKRSRSPATDLATPMSILPPMPPLTKAPVAQSPPAKRQRQHDDNNNAGSGQSIISCAEARKYLKLLEEFALSKENYRLIGLITRADEVMRELADE
- the LOC117786384 gene encoding retinoid-inducible serine carboxypeptidase; amino-acid sequence: MSRLLIGFVALIALFGFGAVNARKGYGPGEQDWGFVDVRKGAHMFYWLYYTTANVSSYTQRPLAIWLQGGPGASSTGYGNFEELGPLQLDGSYREWTWVKDMNVIFIDNPVGSGFSYVDGSAYYTTDNKQIALDLVEFMKEFYVRHPEFKAVPLHIFCESYGGKMAPEFALELYHAIQRREIESNLVSVALGDPWTSPIDSVLSWAPFLLQLGIVDQNGHDKIEAAALKTKNYVDTEKWTMATLQWSATQSVVLRESKGVDFYNVETPTRGDRYLRQLDLMSPEERMYRTLVHFDIDENRDKILSELMRGPVTKALNITTGVKWGAQSSTTFDKQRGDFMKPVVHIVEELLNNTTLKVGVFSGGLDLICATPGAVNWIADMEWNNKKAYLSAPRVGITVDRVLEGYEKTAGNFSMFWVNRSGHMVPADNPQAMSHILRYYTKFG
- the LOC117787558 gene encoding uncharacterized protein LOC117787558, whose product is MAALPDRFNAGKRQFWCEFLKLYQQMPELWDVHHTDYRNKELRNESYEILQTKLTEIEPNATKSDVGRRINIFRTNYRREQMRILKQQSLGLHPNLCKPTLWFYENMSFLQTQESFQHRAKRTRMWPNPDEPPANNFKPDNTMDPLDTASTVFLTGANNNRETSLPTEFDESMLLSPKIEIFDNDQCMETNRQVQNADDIKIDSARISGSDANEPVGSSSLTMTTVKSLKTENTSPIISEASEALAKSWAIQYEEMTPTQRILARKAIADILFEGCMGNLRVNRGDRTTVGNHV